From Psychroflexus torquis ATCC 700755, the proteins below share one genomic window:
- a CDS encoding DUF983 domain-containing protein gives MLKGSKLYSVFTGKCPVCHGDKMYKESNPFKLNKIYDMHKRCSVCDTKYKIEPSFFYGAMYVSYGLGVAFSVAAFITSYFIVGLGVIPSFISIIVVLVLMMPINMRLARNIWINLFLSYDKDAKNKISKTD, from the coding sequence ATGCTTAAAGGCTCAAAATTATACAGCGTATTTACAGGAAAATGTCCGGTATGCCATGGGGATAAAATGTATAAAGAATCCAATCCTTTCAAACTGAATAAAATTTACGACATGCATAAGAGATGCTCTGTTTGTGATACTAAATACAAAATAGAACCTTCCTTTTTTTATGGAGCTATGTATGTTAGTTATGGCCTGGGAGTTGCATTTTCAGTCGCGGCTTTTATTACCTCCTATTTCATTGTAGGTTTAGGAGTTATCCCCTCTTTCATCTCTATTATTGTAGTCTTAGTCCTTATGATGCCGATTAACATGAGGCTAGCTAGAAACATATGGATTAATTTATTCTTATCTTACGATAAAGATGCTAAGAATAAAATTTCAAAAACCGATTAA
- the gldN gene encoding gliding motility protein GldN, translating to MMSYSNLKFFLYSAIVLSSSSALAQSSNILNASEPSQVGVLTESQKISDDDKPLEYGYIGDRDILWSKIVWEKIDLKQRINFPLLYPTQDGAFPRGRRSLYKVLLDAIEEGSVDSTSTSAITEVYATSYFNKRKTYADILSSTKSLFLPDVALDVLGQYGVTGTENVQTFINRSLVGKLSEFPQLYSQELVAKMEPFLIPTAITSRDILEYHIKGMWYFDKLQGEMKYRLLGIAPAGFDIQSQNQSFSGNPQIVPYFWVWFSDARQVLHSAKVINNNNSSMPFSFDHLLNSRRFDAFIYKTQNVYEDREISDYIQDNALLQLLESNRIKEGIRNFELDMWNY from the coding sequence ATGATGAGTTATTCAAATCTTAAATTCTTTTTATATTCAGCGATAGTTCTAAGTTCAAGTTCAGCTTTAGCGCAGTCGTCTAATATTCTGAACGCTTCCGAACCTTCACAGGTTGGTGTACTCACAGAAAGTCAAAAGATTTCTGATGATGATAAGCCACTTGAATACGGATATATTGGTGATAGAGATATTTTATGGTCTAAGATCGTTTGGGAAAAGATAGATTTAAAGCAAAGAATTAATTTCCCTTTGCTCTATCCTACACAAGATGGTGCTTTTCCAAGAGGAAGACGCTCTTTGTACAAAGTTCTCTTAGATGCTATTGAAGAAGGTTCTGTGGACTCTACTTCCACTTCTGCAATTACAGAAGTGTATGCGACAAGTTATTTTAATAAGAGAAAAACTTACGCAGATATTTTAAGCTCAACGAAGTCGCTTTTTCTCCCCGATGTAGCTCTAGATGTTTTAGGCCAATATGGTGTTACAGGAACAGAAAATGTTCAAACATTTATCAATAGATCTTTAGTAGGTAAACTTTCTGAGTTTCCACAACTTTACTCTCAAGAGCTAGTGGCAAAGATGGAGCCTTTTTTGATTCCTACTGCAATTACAAGTAGGGATATTCTTGAATATCATATTAAAGGGATGTGGTATTTTGATAAGCTTCAAGGTGAAATGAAATACCGTCTGCTTGGCATAGCTCCAGCAGGTTTCGATATTCAGAGCCAAAATCAAAGCTTCTCCGGTAATCCACAAATTGTTCCTTATTTTTGGGTTTGGTTTTCTGATGCTAGGCAAGTACTGCACAGCGCAAAAGTTATAAATAATAATAATAGTTCAATGCCTTTTAGTTTTGATCATCTTCTTAACTCTAGACGTTTCGATGCATTTATTTATAAAACTCAAAATGTTTATGAAGATAGAGAGATTTCAGATTATATTCAAGATAATGCCTTACTGCAACTTTTGGAGTCCAATAGAATAAAAGAAGGAATTAGAAACTTTGAATTGGATATGTGGAATTACTAA
- a CDS encoding NAD(P)/FAD-dependent oxidoreductase produces the protein MKDVLIVGFGISGLCVARRLEESSKTFDIISDESQQSSKVAGGVLNPVALKRYNLAWNAAKFMPEAIDFYTQFNTDYSESFFEAIPVYKLFSSIEDQNNWTVASDQLALEPFIDPVIQKVSASVSSSFKRGQVLQSHLLHLKRLLAIQKNKFNTLHNFKSESFSYADLKVGEDHVSYHENTYRKVIFCEGYGVHSNPFFNWLPLYGNKGEYLIFESKDLKANSSILKSRYFIIPLGNDIYKYGATYSRDELNDLPTTEGRKDLVEKLSELIQCDFKIIDQIAGVRPTVRDRIPVLGKHPEHQHLYILNGFGSRGVMCAPTLSRELTEHIFEGKPIDKETDINRFLKFYS, from the coding sequence ATGAAAGATGTTTTGATTGTCGGGTTTGGTATTTCTGGTCTATGTGTAGCCAGAAGGTTAGAGGAATCTTCTAAAACCTTTGACATTATATCAGATGAAAGTCAGCAGTCCTCAAAAGTAGCTGGGGGAGTTCTTAATCCTGTAGCTCTAAAACGTTATAATTTAGCCTGGAATGCGGCTAAATTTATGCCTGAAGCAATTGATTTCTATACTCAATTCAATACTGATTATTCTGAATCATTTTTTGAAGCCATTCCTGTTTATAAATTATTTTCTTCTATTGAAGATCAAAATAATTGGACAGTAGCCTCAGACCAGCTTGCTCTTGAGCCATTTATAGATCCTGTTATCCAAAAGGTGTCCGCTTCAGTATCGTCTTCTTTCAAACGTGGGCAAGTCCTTCAATCTCATCTCCTTCATTTAAAAAGATTGTTAGCTATTCAAAAAAATAAATTTAATACACTTCATAACTTTAAAAGTGAATCCTTTTCATATGCCGATCTGAAAGTCGGCGAGGATCATGTAAGTTACCATGAGAACACATACCGCAAGGTTATCTTTTGTGAAGGCTATGGAGTGCATTCCAATCCCTTTTTTAATTGGCTTCCCCTGTATGGGAACAAAGGGGAGTATTTGATATTTGAGTCAAAAGACCTAAAGGCCAATTCAAGTATCTTGAAATCGCGTTATTTTATTATTCCCCTTGGAAATGATATTTATAAATATGGAGCAACTTATTCTAGAGATGAGCTTAATGACTTACCAACCACAGAGGGTAGAAAAGATCTTGTGGAAAAACTATCAGAGCTTATTCAGTGTGATTTTAAAATTATAGATCAGATTGCGGGAGTTCGCCCTACTGTAAGAGACCGAATACCTGTTTTAGGCAAGCATCCAGAGCATCAACATCTCTATATTCTTAATGGATTTGGAAGTAGGGGGGTGATGTGTGCACCAACTTTATCACGTGAATTAACGGAACATATATTCGAAGGGAAACCTATTGATAAGGAAACTGACATTAATCGGTTTTTGAAATTTTATTCTTAG
- a CDS encoding ABC-F family ATP-binding cassette domain-containing protein yields MLHIHNLSISFGGEYLFKEISFKLSSGNRLGLIGKNGAGKSTMLKIISGEMTLDTGQIAKDKEISIGFLKQDIDFQQGRTVLEETYQAFEAIKTIESKLDHINHQLVERTDYESESYNQLMIDLNDYQHQYEILGGYNYQGETEKVLKGLGFTTEGFEKQTDTFSGGWRMRIELAKLLLQTNDILLLDEPTNHLDIESILWLEGFLQNFAGCVVIVSHDKMFLDNVTNRTIELSLGQIYDYNKPYSKFKVLREELREQQLASQKNQQKEIEQTEKLISKFRAKASKASMAQSLIKKLEKTEVIEVDEEDNKVMNVKFSTSKNPGKVVIEAEDLSKAFGEDTVFKDVNFLIERNSKIAFVGQNGQGKSTLAKIIVGELEHGGHIKLGHNVQIGYFAQNQAEYLDGNKTVLDTMLDAANQSNRSRVRDILGSFLFKGDDVGKFVKVLSGGERNRLALAKMSLTPFNVLIMDEPTNHLDIQSKNVLKAALNNFEGTLILVSHDRDFLQGLADSIYEFRNHQVKEFLGDINDYLKYRELESMREVEKKDKQKKQEKTANSNKNDYEFQKKQKSLQNKLSGVESKISKLEKEIKKSDQDLVLKYEETIKQPHFFDTYNAKKSQLETLMKSWEDLQVKIESL; encoded by the coding sequence ATGCTACATATTCATAATCTTTCCATTTCATTTGGTGGAGAGTATCTTTTTAAGGAGATCAGTTTCAAGCTAAGCTCAGGAAACAGGCTAGGTCTCATAGGTAAAAACGGAGCCGGAAAATCAACAATGCTTAAAATTATCTCTGGTGAAATGACCTTAGATACAGGTCAAATTGCAAAAGATAAAGAGATAAGTATCGGTTTTTTAAAGCAAGATATAGATTTTCAGCAAGGAAGAACCGTTTTGGAGGAAACTTATCAGGCTTTTGAAGCTATAAAAACGATAGAATCCAAATTAGACCATATCAATCATCAATTGGTAGAAAGAACAGATTATGAAAGCGAATCTTATAATCAGTTGATGATTGATCTTAATGATTATCAGCATCAGTATGAGATTTTGGGTGGTTATAATTACCAAGGAGAGACAGAGAAAGTTCTAAAGGGCCTTGGCTTTACAACGGAAGGATTTGAAAAGCAAACGGATACCTTTTCTGGAGGCTGGAGAATGCGTATAGAGCTTGCTAAACTGCTTTTACAGACCAATGATATTTTACTACTGGATGAGCCCACCAACCACCTAGATATAGAGAGTATTCTATGGTTGGAAGGCTTTTTACAAAATTTTGCTGGTTGTGTTGTTATCGTGTCTCACGATAAGATGTTTTTGGATAACGTCACCAATAGAACGATCGAGTTGTCTTTAGGTCAAATTTACGATTATAATAAACCTTATTCCAAGTTCAAAGTTTTAAGAGAAGAATTGAGAGAGCAACAATTGGCTTCTCAAAAGAATCAGCAAAAGGAAATTGAACAAACCGAAAAACTGATCAGTAAGTTTAGAGCCAAAGCTAGTAAAGCGTCTATGGCTCAATCCCTCATTAAAAAACTTGAAAAAACTGAAGTCATCGAAGTGGATGAAGAGGACAACAAAGTTATGAATGTCAAATTTAGCACTTCTAAAAACCCTGGAAAAGTTGTGATTGAAGCAGAAGACCTTTCTAAAGCCTTTGGAGAGGATACGGTTTTTAAAGATGTAAACTTTCTTATAGAGCGGAATTCCAAAATAGCTTTTGTAGGGCAGAACGGTCAGGGGAAATCTACTTTGGCTAAAATTATTGTAGGAGAACTTGAGCATGGAGGACACATAAAGCTAGGCCATAATGTCCAGATTGGATACTTTGCCCAAAACCAAGCAGAATATCTAGACGGCAATAAAACTGTTTTAGACACTATGCTTGATGCTGCTAACCAAAGCAACAGAAGCCGTGTAAGAGATATTTTAGGGTCATTCTTATTTAAGGGAGATGACGTAGGCAAGTTCGTTAAAGTCCTTTCTGGAGGAGAGAGAAACCGTTTGGCCTTGGCCAAAATGTCGTTAACTCCCTTCAATGTTTTGATTATGGATGAGCCTACCAACCATTTAGATATTCAATCTAAAAATGTTTTGAAGGCAGCGCTTAATAATTTTGAAGGCACCCTGATTTTAGTATCGCACGATAGGGACTTTCTTCAAGGTTTAGCAGATTCTATCTACGAATTCAGAAATCACCAAGTCAAAGAATTTCTAGGGGATATCAACGATTATTTGAAATATCGTGAGCTAGAGTCCATGCGTGAAGTTGAAAAAAAGGACAAACAAAAAAAGCAAGAGAAAACAGCGAATTCAAACAAAAACGACTACGAATTTCAGAAGAAGCAAAAATCCCTTCAGAATAAACTAAGCGGAGTAGAGTCTAAAATCTCCAAGTTGGAAAAAGAAATCAAGAAAAGTGATCAAGATCTTGTCTTGAAATATGAAGAGACTATAAAACAACCTCACTTTTTTGACACTTATAATGCCAAAAAAAGCCAGTTGGAAACTCTCATGAAATCTTGGGAGGACCTTCAGGTTAAAATTGAAAGTCTTTAA
- a CDS encoding efflux RND transporter permease subunit, with protein sequence MRKIISYFIKYHVAVNVMILAFVIFGVVGMFSLQSSYFPLIESEIITINVTYPGAAPEEIEEGIVLKIEDNLKGLVGVERVTSTSRENGGSITVEIETDEDIDVMLTEVKNAVDRVPNFPSGMEPLVVAKQENIRETFDYFVSGEDVDLATLKQIARQMEYDLRAMDGLSQIEIEGYPEEEIEIAVDENNLLAYNLTFAEVAEAVSRANILTTGGSIKTEAEDFLIRADNRSYYGKELNNLVVKSQPDGTLVTLRDVATIRDRFSETPNASYINGRVAVSVNISTTNNEDLMAAAEKVRQYVKEFNEKNDTIEIIVEDDRSITLSQRTDLLIENGTVGILLVLVFLSLFLNTRLAFWVAFGLPISFLGMFIFASAFGVTINVLSLFGMIIVIGILVDDGIVISENIYQHYEMGKKPVQAAIDGTMEVLPPIISAIITTVLAFSTFLFLDSRIGKFFGEVSIVVILTLVVSLIEALIILPAHIAHSKALVRDNEADKTKKSGLDRFFKKLRGLNVYGDRVMVFLRDKFYEPVVRFTVKNRFISFAIITAMLILTIGSIKGGVVKVTLFPSIASDRVSIDLLMPEGTNPKKTDSIISMVEDAAMRVNEDFSARQSGNKQVVRNIVRRVGPGNNKASLRVNLLPGEERDFGSPEITNAIREEVGEVYGVERLTFGSGGNFGGKPVSVSLLGNNLNELERAKEELTAVLEDSSSLKDVTDTDPLGIKEISIDLKDEAYALGLSLGEVMSQVRAGFFGLQAQRFQRGQDEIKVWVRYDRENRESINDLDDMRIVTPTGDRVPFGEIASYTIQRGTESISHLDGLREIRVEADMEDPNASATDAIANIDDNILPSILSKYPSVSVSYEGQNREADKLTDSAKKVLPVVLFLIYAVIAFTFRSYSQPLLLMLLIPFSIIGVAWGHYLHGFPVNILSLLGVIALVGIMVNDGLVLIGKFNAYLREGMSFDNALIEAGKSRFRAIFLTSLTTIAGIAPLLLERSRQAQFLKPMAISIAYGIFIATFLTLLFLPLLLSITNSAKTKYKWLVTGEHVNKESVERAIKEQNEEIQRQEEIDEAKSKAEQEKNQLQYLDK encoded by the coding sequence ATGAGAAAAATAATCTCTTATTTTATAAAGTACCATGTGGCTGTGAATGTCATGATCTTAGCTTTCGTGATTTTTGGTGTTGTCGGGATGTTTAGCTTACAATCGTCCTACTTTCCTTTGATTGAGTCGGAAATCATCACTATAAACGTGACTTATCCGGGGGCTGCTCCTGAAGAGATTGAGGAGGGTATTGTTCTCAAGATTGAGGACAATTTAAAAGGACTGGTTGGTGTAGAACGGGTGACTTCAACTTCCCGTGAAAATGGAGGAAGCATCACGGTTGAAATCGAGACCGATGAGGATATTGATGTCATGTTGACCGAAGTTAAAAATGCAGTAGATCGTGTGCCCAATTTCCCCTCGGGTATGGAACCTTTGGTGGTGGCGAAACAAGAAAACATTCGTGAAACCTTCGATTATTTTGTAAGTGGTGAAGATGTAGATCTTGCCACTCTGAAGCAGATTGCGAGGCAAATGGAATATGATCTACGAGCTATGGACGGACTCTCGCAAATTGAAATCGAAGGGTATCCTGAAGAAGAAATTGAAATCGCTGTAGATGAAAATAATTTATTGGCCTATAACCTCACCTTCGCTGAAGTTGCTGAAGCCGTATCTAGAGCTAATATTTTGACTACTGGCGGAAGTATAAAAACAGAAGCAGAGGACTTTCTTATTCGGGCTGATAATCGGTCTTATTATGGTAAGGAATTAAATAATTTGGTGGTGAAATCTCAACCGGACGGGACACTAGTGACTCTAAGGGATGTGGCGACTATCCGTGATCGATTTTCGGAAACTCCCAATGCGTCTTATATCAATGGGAGAGTAGCGGTAAGTGTCAATATTTCAACGACCAACAACGAGGATCTGATGGCTGCAGCAGAAAAAGTGAGGCAATACGTCAAGGAGTTTAACGAGAAAAACGATACCATTGAAATTATCGTGGAAGACGACCGGAGCATTACTTTAAGTCAGCGTACCGATTTGTTGATTGAAAATGGAACCGTGGGTATACTTTTGGTTTTGGTGTTTTTATCCCTTTTTCTAAATACACGTTTGGCTTTTTGGGTGGCCTTTGGTTTACCGATTTCGTTTTTGGGTATGTTTATTTTTGCTAGTGCCTTTGGAGTGACTATCAACGTCTTGTCTCTTTTTGGAATGATTATCGTGATCGGAATCTTAGTTGATGATGGAATAGTAATTTCAGAAAATATCTACCAGCACTACGAAATGGGGAAAAAGCCTGTTCAGGCGGCCATCGATGGAACTATGGAGGTGCTCCCCCCGATTATCTCAGCGATTATCACCACCGTATTGGCCTTTTCTACCTTTTTGTTTTTGGACAGCCGTATCGGTAAGTTTTTTGGTGAAGTGAGTATAGTGGTTATTTTAACCTTGGTAGTCTCATTAATTGAAGCTTTAATCATTTTGCCGGCTCACATTGCCCACTCCAAAGCTTTGGTAAGGGATAATGAAGCTGATAAAACTAAGAAAAGCGGTCTTGATCGTTTCTTTAAAAAGTTGAGAGGACTGAATGTTTACGGTGACCGAGTGATGGTCTTTTTGAGAGATAAGTTTTATGAGCCTGTGGTGAGGTTTACAGTCAAAAACCGATTCATCAGCTTTGCTATTATAACAGCTATGCTTATTTTGACTATTGGTTCTATTAAGGGAGGTGTTGTAAAAGTGACCTTATTTCCTAGTATCGCGAGTGATCGAGTAAGTATAGATCTGTTGATGCCTGAAGGGACTAACCCTAAGAAAACAGACAGTATAATCTCTATGGTTGAAGATGCAGCCATGAGAGTAAATGAAGACTTTTCTGCTCGCCAATCTGGCAATAAGCAAGTGGTACGTAATATCGTTAGGCGAGTAGGCCCTGGGAACAACAAAGCTTCTCTGCGTGTTAATCTTTTGCCAGGTGAAGAGCGTGATTTTGGATCTCCAGAAATCACCAATGCCATCAGGGAAGAAGTAGGAGAAGTCTATGGAGTAGAACGCCTTACCTTTGGTTCTGGAGGAAACTTTGGAGGCAAGCCCGTTTCGGTTTCGCTCTTAGGAAATAATTTGAATGAGCTAGAACGAGCCAAGGAAGAGTTGACAGCAGTTTTAGAAGACAGTTCTTCGCTTAAGGATGTGACCGACACCGACCCTTTGGGGATCAAAGAAATATCAATAGATCTCAAAGACGAAGCTTACGCCCTCGGACTGAGTTTAGGTGAAGTGATGAGTCAAGTAAGAGCTGGTTTTTTTGGGCTACAGGCCCAGCGCTTTCAAAGAGGTCAGGATGAAATTAAAGTTTGGGTAAGATACGATCGTGAAAATAGGGAGTCTATAAATGATTTGGACGATATGCGTATTGTAACGCCTACTGGAGATCGTGTTCCTTTTGGAGAAATTGCTAGCTATACGATCCAAAGGGGAACAGAATCGATAAGTCATTTGGATGGATTGCGGGAGATACGGGTAGAAGCGGATATGGAAGATCCCAATGCCAGTGCTACAGATGCTATTGCCAATATCGATGATAATATTTTACCAAGTATTTTATCAAAATATCCTAGTGTTTCTGTCTCTTACGAAGGCCAAAACCGAGAAGCAGATAAGTTGACGGATTCGGCCAAGAAAGTGTTACCTGTGGTTCTATTTCTCATCTATGCAGTAATTGCCTTTACCTTTAGAAGTTACAGTCAACCTCTACTTCTCATGCTGCTTATCCCGTTTAGTATTATTGGAGTAGCCTGGGGGCATTATTTGCATGGATTCCCAGTCAATATATTATCGCTTCTTGGAGTTATTGCTCTGGTGGGTATTATGGTGAACGATGGGCTAGTTCTTATAGGGAAATTCAATGCCTATCTTCGGGAAGGGATGTCTTTCGATAATGCACTTATCGAGGCAGGTAAGTCTAGGTTTAGAGCTATATTTTTAACCTCGCTCACAACGATAGCCGGGATTGCACCACTGCTATTAGAACGCAGTAGACAGGCTCAGTTTCTTAAACCAATGGCTATATCCATAGCCTATGGTATTTTTATTGCAACTTTTCTCACCTTATTATTTTTGCCACTATTGCTTTCAATAACAAATTCAGCAAAGACAAAATACAAATGGTTGGTGACCGGCGAACATGTTAATAAAGAGTCTGTTGAACGGGCTATAAAAGAGCAAAATGAAGAGATACAGCGCCAAGAAGAAATCGATGAGGCCAAAAGCAAGGCAGAACAAGAGAAAAACCAACTTCAATATCTAGACAAATAA
- a CDS encoding efflux RND transporter periplasmic adaptor subunit produces MRKIILFVLGVVLLVGAIFGAKFIIDSKEPPETKIRKTVKTVFVETVHNSTVPILIPANGNLIAKHRVELYAEVQGVFKFSAKPFRAGQRYKKGQVLIKMDALEYRASVQSAKSDLYNQITAIMPDLRLDFPEVHPKWLNYLNRFNIDKAVLPLPESKTDKERFFIYGRGINTAYYNVKNLEERLVKYKITAPFNGVLIEALVTEGTLIRSGQKLGEYIDPEVYELQVAIAKEYADLLQEGESVSLSNNKKTQSYTGTVSRINASIEQSTQTVSVFIEVRGSSLKEGMYLKADIEAKKVENAIALDRSLVNDSDEMFVVKDTILSTIKVQPIYFSDKHVVVKGIPDGEVILAKQISGAYKGMLVKVVGDSLSKSESNTSLEAVNQ; encoded by the coding sequence ATGAGAAAAATTATATTATTCGTCCTTGGGGTTGTTTTATTGGTTGGAGCTATTTTTGGAGCCAAGTTTATCATCGATAGCAAAGAACCTCCAGAAACAAAAATCCGAAAAACTGTCAAAACTGTATTTGTAGAGACCGTTCATAACTCTACGGTTCCAATCCTTATTCCCGCCAACGGGAATCTTATAGCTAAACATAGGGTAGAGCTTTATGCTGAGGTGCAAGGGGTCTTTAAATTTAGTGCAAAGCCCTTTAGGGCTGGACAGAGGTATAAAAAAGGTCAAGTTTTGATCAAAATGGATGCATTAGAATACCGAGCTTCGGTACAATCTGCCAAGAGCGATTTGTATAATCAAATCACAGCTATCATGCCCGATTTGAGACTGGACTTCCCTGAGGTCCATCCAAAGTGGCTTAACTATCTCAACCGCTTTAACATTGATAAAGCGGTCCTACCACTTCCTGAGTCTAAAACGGATAAAGAGCGGTTTTTTATTTATGGTAGAGGTATCAATACAGCCTACTATAATGTTAAAAATTTAGAAGAGCGCTTGGTGAAATACAAAATTACGGCGCCTTTTAACGGGGTACTGATCGAGGCTCTTGTGACTGAGGGTACTCTTATACGAAGTGGGCAAAAGTTGGGTGAATATATCGATCCTGAAGTCTACGAGCTCCAAGTAGCAATTGCTAAAGAGTATGCCGACCTCTTACAGGAAGGGGAATCAGTTTCATTAAGCAACAACAAGAAAACACAAAGCTATACCGGTACAGTGAGTCGAATTAATGCTAGTATAGAACAGTCGACTCAAACTGTAAGCGTGTTTATTGAAGTCAGAGGCTCTTCTTTAAAAGAAGGCATGTATTTAAAAGCTGATATTGAAGCGAAAAAAGTAGAGAATGCTATCGCTTTAGATCGCAGTTTAGTAAACGATAGCGATGAGATGTTTGTAGTAAAGGATACTATTTTAAGCACTATTAAGGTGCAACCCATCTACTTTTCAGACAAACACGTCGTGGTGAAAGGAATTCCTGACGGAGAAGTTATTTTAGCGAAGCAAATTTCAGGGGCTTATAAAGGCATGCTGGTTAAAGTTGTTGGCGATAGTCTAAGCAAAAGCGAATCTAATACAAGCCTAGAAGCGGTTAACCAATGA
- the gldM gene encoding gliding motility protein GldM codes for MAGGKETPRQKMINMMYLVFIAMLALNMSREVLSAFGTINESLEDTNTNFEDKNDAALAGLAVKADESEEQFKEVFKNAQIVSTATSELFTYFAGLKEGMYNSVEDPKDYETMDKSSYANELFVKGEKLTPAGEEFLIKMRSYKDKMNQTLAGNTKYDVFLSTINDKFSGDPVSPDSGVKNAKVNYVRHHFVEYPLISSITKITALQNNLKVLENEILSSMLSGQLTQIASMDNYSTLLEQSRGAYYQGNIFDGSIVLGRTDSETVPNEVKLTLDGRRLVKGKDFTLEGGQVKLNVSAGSVGDHKIEGVLIFIQNGKNIPVSVDKSFSVIPKPNQAIVSADKMNVVYRGIENPITVSMPGVPENKVNASADGLRRIKGSQYMVKPTTGTELKINVTGEIEGEIIPSSAIFRIKSLPRPTPTVRGQIQEGAAIQMPKNALKISPIGATFENFDFDITPVVKQFTLSIPGQPSVVVNGSRMDSKAQGLLDLARAGDIIQIFDIKADVPGVNVKNMPAILVQLTN; via the coding sequence ATGGCTGGAGGAAAGGAAACCCCAAGACAGAAGATGATTAACATGATGTATTTAGTCTTCATTGCAATGCTAGCTTTGAATATGTCTAGAGAAGTATTATCTGCATTTGGAACAATTAATGAATCCTTAGAAGATACCAATACTAATTTTGAAGACAAAAATGATGCAGCACTTGCGGGTCTTGCTGTGAAGGCTGATGAATCTGAAGAGCAATTTAAAGAAGTTTTCAAAAATGCACAAATTGTCTCTACAGCAACTTCAGAATTATTCACCTATTTCGCTGGGCTCAAAGAAGGGATGTATAATTCAGTTGAAGATCCAAAAGACTATGAAACTATGGATAAATCATCTTATGCAAATGAATTATTTGTCAAAGGTGAAAAATTAACACCAGCCGGAGAAGAGTTCTTGATTAAGATGAGATCCTATAAAGATAAGATGAATCAAACTTTAGCGGGTAATACAAAGTATGATGTTTTTTTATCCACTATTAATGATAAATTTAGTGGAGATCCAGTTTCTCCTGATTCTGGGGTTAAGAATGCCAAAGTAAATTACGTTAGACATCATTTTGTTGAATATCCATTAATTTCATCCATAACTAAAATTACCGCTCTTCAAAATAACTTAAAGGTTCTTGAAAATGAAATATTATCCTCTATGCTTTCTGGTCAATTAACTCAGATTGCTTCGATGGATAATTATTCAACCTTATTAGAACAAAGTAGAGGCGCTTATTATCAAGGTAATATATTTGATGGATCTATCGTTTTAGGTCGTACTGATAGTGAAACCGTTCCAAATGAAGTCAAACTGACCTTAGATGGTAGACGTCTTGTTAAGGGTAAAGATTTCACACTCGAAGGGGGCCAGGTTAAGCTAAATGTTAGCGCAGGAAGTGTTGGTGATCATAAAATTGAAGGTGTCCTTATTTTTATTCAAAATGGTAAAAATATACCTGTTTCAGTTGACAAATCATTTTCAGTAATTCCTAAGCCGAATCAAGCGATTGTTTCAGCCGATAAAATGAATGTGGTGTATCGTGGTATTGAGAATCCAATTACGGTCTCTATGCCAGGAGTACCAGAGAATAAAGTCAATGCATCTGCTGATGGTTTGAGACGCATAAAGGGTTCTCAATATATGGTGAAACCTACAACTGGAACTGAATTAAAAATTAATGTAACTGGTGAAATTGAAGGAGAAATAATTCCCTCTTCAGCGATTTTTAGAATTAAAAGTTTACCAAGACCCACGCCTACAGTAAGAGGACAGATACAAGAGGGTGCTGCTATACAGATGCCTAAGAATGCTCTAAAGATTTCCCCAATCGGTGCTACATTTGAAAATTTCGATTTTGATATTACTCCAGTTGTTAAGCAATTCACGCTAAGTATTCCAGGACAGCCCTCAGTCGTTGTCAATGGTAGCAGAATGGATTCAAAAGCACAAGGCCTTTTAGATTTAGCTAGAGCAGGAGATATTATTCAAATATTCGATATTAAAGCTGATGTTCCTGGCGTGAACGTTAAAAATATGCCCGCAATATTAGTCCAATTAACAAACTAA